The following coding sequences are from one Lolium rigidum isolate FL_2022 chromosome 6, APGP_CSIRO_Lrig_0.1, whole genome shotgun sequence window:
- the LOC124666352 gene encoding U11/U12 small nuclear ribonucleoprotein 59 kDa protein-like, giving the protein MFRPPNAFGAPRPPHPPPWQWQQQQPFQPPPLPQPAVAVASSFWQSNNVREHLRKLQETVAISTALIKELEEITLARDSADANAPEPDSSAVQVSAGSVGASADRPCHFVELASELKITQDTHESLATDAANYLCSQLQHLLAPISAAVNQGGPWEETSAMVRLAQKLQKSKRNKRWRKRKRKHVAELFQKESADFERIDQEADEWRARQIANDIAKRKMESMKQIAKKKANEERKRLESELELALMVEKLQELRSIRVQKLKKQGHFLPEEDDKYLERVKAAVEEEERQAVTAARTDAAKNAILTAEESRKNTHHTSAQEDGPEQPESGSVPEQNQGDASINEKSDHVNKKTEHVGQKVEIKGPGQSDSVTNLPFEFYHYYHGSSYDMGTLIEVRRMWDSFIRPGGSRIPGHWIQPPTPADEVWASYLVQPK; this is encoded by the exons ATGTTCCGACCACCAAATGCCTTCGGAGCACCGCGGCCTCCTCACCCCCCTCCATGGCagtggcagcagcagcaacctttccagccgccgccgcttccccaacctgcggtggcggtggccagttccTTTTGGCAAAGCAACAATGTGCGTGAGCATCTGAGGAAGCTGCAAGAAACTGTTGCCATTTCAACAGCTCT GATAAAGGAGCTAGAGGAAATCACACTGGCTAGGGATTCAGCCGATGCTAATGCACCAGAACCAGATTCGTCCGCAGTACAAGTGTCTGCAGGGTCCGTTGGTGCTTCTGCAGACAGGCCCTGTCATTTTGTTGAGCTCGCTAGTGAGCTCAAGATCACCCAAGACACTCACGAATCCCTGGCGACAGATGCAGCTAACTATCTCTGTTCTCAACTTCAGCACCTTCTTGCACCTATCTCTGCTGCTGTTAACCAAGGTGGTCCTTGGGAGGAAACATCGGCGATGGTTAGGTTAGCTCAGAAGCTGCAGAAATCCAAGAGAAATAagcgatggaggaagaggaagaggaagcatGTAGCAGAGCTATTCCAGAAG GAGAGTGCAGATTTTGAGAGAATCGATCAGGAGGCTGATGAATGGAGGGCTAGGCAAATAGCGAATGACATTGCAAAACGCAAG ATGGAAAGCATGAAGCAAATTGCCAAGAAGAAAGCAAACGAGGAAAGAAAACGTCTAGAATCGGAG CTTGAGCTCGCACTAATGGTGGAGAAACTCCAGGAGCTTCGCTCTATAAGGGTTCAAAAACTGAAGAAACAAG GCCATTTTCTGCCAGAAGAGGATGATAAATATCTTGAGCGTGTCAAGGCTGCAGTTGAGGAAGAGGAGCGCCAAGCTGTAACTGCTGCTCGAACAGATGCTGCTAAGAATGCTATTCTCACTGCTGAGGAATCAAGAAAGAATACACATCATACATCTGCTCAAGAAGATGGTCCTGAACAACCTGAAAGTGGCTCAGTACCAGAGCAGAACCAAGGAGATGCAAGCATAAATGAGAAAAGTGATCATGTAAATAAAAAAACAGAACATGTAGGTCAAAAGGTTGAGATAAAAGGGCCTGGCCAGTCTGATTCTGTTACGAATCTGCCTTTTGAGTTCTACCACTATTATCATGGGAGTAGCTATGACATGGGGACACTCATTGAG GTACGCCGAATGTGGGATTCTTTTATCAGACCTGGAGGAAG CCGCATACCTGGCCACTGGATTCAACCACCCACTCCAGCTGATGAGGTGTGGGCATCGTATTTAGTGCAGCCCAAGTAA